The proteins below are encoded in one region of Actinopolymorpha sp. NPDC004070:
- a CDS encoding DnaJ domain-containing protein: protein MADRDFYQVLGVPRTATREEIQRAYRRLARENHPDVNKDPGAEDRFKDVSEA from the coding sequence ATGGCCGACCGTGATTTCTACCAGGTTCTCGGGGTGCCCCGCACGGCGACCCGGGAGGAGATCCAGCGTGCCTACCGGCGGCTGGCGCGGGAGAACCATCCCGACGTGAACAAGGACCCGGGGGCGGAGGATCGGTTCAAGGATGTTTCGGAGGCCTA